GGACACATGTACAACCATATCTCATCTTCTTCAGGACTAGTGCCACCGAAAAACGGATGCACCATGATCACCCCAACCACCTTTACACAGGGTAACCCGATTGACCCGACCCGAAATGCCAGAGTATGCGCAATATTCCCTCCAGCACTGCCTCCTCCAATGAAAACTCTCCCAAAATCAGCGTGATCATTCAACCATGGCTCGGGTCCATTTCTGCTGGTATGGGACGCCACCCAGTTGAGTGCAGCCCACGAGTCTTCGTAACAAGCGGGTATTGGTCGATCCGGGAAGAGCCCGTATTCCACGGACACCACTACAGCATTAGCTTGTGCAGAAACGACGCTACAGAAATTATGATACCGCGGACCAAAGGCTGACCGCCTGCAGAATCCGCCGCCATGCACGTAGAATAAGAGAGGGAGCTTCTTCTGGTTAGGGTTTTGGGCTTCATACGGAATGAAGATAC
This window of the Citrus sinensis cultivar Valencia sweet orange chromosome 8, DVS_A1.0, whole genome shotgun sequence genome carries:
- the LOC102631253 gene encoding probable carboxylesterase 5, which encodes MASSDSEIAKEFRFFRVYKDGRVELFEPDCEKIPPSDDPTTGVRSKDVVISSEPPVSARIFIPYEAQNPNQKKLPLLFYVHGGGFCRRSAFGPRYHNFCSVVSAQANAVVVSVEYGLFPDRPIPACYEDSWAALNWVASHTSRNGPEPWLNDHADFGRVFIGGGSAGGNIAHTLAFRVGSIGLPCVKVVGVIMVHPFFGGTSPEEDEIWLYMCPTNGGLQDPRLKPPAEDLARLGCERVLIFVAEKDYLKPVAMNYYEDLKKSGWKGTVELVESHGEGHSFYFDNLKCEKAVDLINKFVSFITQL